Sequence from the Castanea sativa cultivar Marrone di Chiusa Pesio chromosome 12, ASM4071231v1 genome:
CAACTCCAAAACAAAATGCAAGAAGAGAACGTGGCTTCAAATTTGAAGAAGTGTGGCTGTCGTGGGATGATTATGCCAAAGTAGTTCAAGAAGCATGGGAAAACAATGAGGTAGGTGAGACAACATTGGATACAGTCAGGTTGAAGATAAGTGGATGTGGCTCGGAACTGAGGGCTTGGGGAGTGTCTAAAACTCACCCTAGCACACAAGAGATAAAGGACTTACAAAAGCAGATTGAATGGTCGACGTGCACCCATTCTACCATACAACACAGAAGTGAGTTTATCCAAGCAAGCAAGGAGCTAGATGAGTGGCTGAGAAAGTAGGAAGTTTATTGGGCTCAACGGTCTCAGATAAATTGGATCAAACATGGTgataaaaatacaagttttttcCACTCAAAAGCATCTTAGAGAAGGCAGAGgaattttattaaatgaatCTTAGACCCACAGGGAAGTTGGCTGGAGGAAATAGAAGAAGTGGCAGAAGTAGCAGTGgactattttaataatattttttccacAGGTTCTTGTACCCGGATTGAGGAGTGTTTAGAAGCTATACAACAAAAGGTAACCGGTGAAATGCAACAAACATTGTCTAGTGAATATAATGAAGATGAAATTAAAGCAGTTTTGTTCCAAATGGGACCTACAAAGGCTCTTGGACCAGATGGTATGAATGCCCTCTTTTATCAAAAGTTTTGGCATATTGTTGATGATAATGTTGTGTCTATTGTCCTTGAATTTCTTAATACTGGTTATATGCCTTCTGCTCTCAATCATACTTTTAATGTGCttataccaaaaattaaaaatcctaTTAAGGTCTCTGATTTTAGGCCTATTAGCCTTTGTAATGtcatttacaaaattattgcAAAGGTCCTAGCCAACAAGTTGAAGTAAATTCTGCCTCAAATTATCTCTCCAACTTAGAGTGCCTTTGTGCCAGGGAGATTAATTACAGATAATATGCTGGTGGCTTATGCAGCTCTACATACAATGCATGGAAAAAGAAAGGCAAAACTGGGACACTTGCCATGAAGCTGGATATTAGCAAAGCTTATGACAGGGtagaatgagatttttttaaaaaaaaaatcatgcttaaGCTGGGATTCCCTGATATTTAGGTGGATAGGGTAATGAGTTGTGTCACATCTCCTTCTTTTTCTATCTTAATAAATGGAAAGCCATATGGTTTGATTCACCCCTCTAGAGGAATCCGTCAAGGAGACCTTCTATCaccttatctctttcttttatgtGTAGAAGGATTCACTTCTCTTTTGCAGAAGGCAGAATTAGAAGGGGTTATCCATGGTGTATCCATATGTAGGCAAGCTCCCCGTATCTCACACCTGCTGTTTGTAGATGATTCCTTATTGTTTTGCCAAGCCATAGACAATGAGACAAGGGTAGTTTTGAAGATCTCGAAATTGTATACAAAAGCATCAGGCTAATGTATAAACATGGATAAATCGTCAGTCTATTTCAGCAGTAATACTTCCTCTCAGCATAGAGACGCGGTCAAGGCTATGTTGGGGGTGAGTGAAGTAGACAGATTTGAATCCTATTTAGGCTTACCGACTTTGGTGGGACAAAGAAATACCatactttttctttccttaaaGATAGAGTGTGGAAGAAGCTCCAAGTGTGGAAAGGGAAAATGCTATCAAGAGCAGGAAAGAAGATACTTATCAAAGCAGTGGCCCAAGCAATCTCAACTTATATTATGAGTGTTTTTCAATTGTCGGCTAAGTTGTTTGAAGAACTTCAAGCCCTTTGTGCTCggttttggtgggggcaaatTGGGAATGAAAGGAAGATCCATTGGttgagttgggaaaaattaactAGACCAAAGTTGGAAGGAGGCATGGGCTTTAAGGATTTACGACAATTCAACTTGGCCATGCTTGCTAAACAAGGGTGGAGATTATTGCAAGATCAAGAGCCCTTGCTTTTCCAATGCCTAAAAGCATGATACTTTCCTAGATGTAGTTTTTTGGAGGCCAAAGACTCCCCCACAAGCTCCTTCACTTGGAAGAGTATTTTGACAGCCAAGCCAATAATTCAGCGGGGGTCCTGTTGGAGAGTGGGCAATGGAACTTCAATTCGGGTTCTAAGTGATGCATGGATTCCTAACCATCCCATAAATAAGGTACTACATTCAACTTATAGTGTAGAAGAAGACTTGCTGGTTGCTGAACTCATAGACCTGGATACAAGGTGGTGGGAGAGAGAGTTTATTATGCAAAATTTTAACCGGCAAGATGGGGAAGCTATATTGCGCGTGCCTTTAAGCAGAAGGATGATACCTGATGTTTTATTTTGGACCTTCACCAAGTCAAGGGAGTACATAGTGAGGTCAGGTTACCATGTGGCTCGGCAATTGCAAAAGGAGGTGGATTGGGCAGAAAGTTCCAGTGGAGTGGTGGGAGGTGCTGTATGGAAGAATCTGTGGAAGTTGAAAGTGCCAAACAAAATCAAAGTATTTGGCTGGCGAGCATGCCGTAATATTCTGCCCACTCGGGTGAACTTGGTGCACAAGAGGATCATCCAGGATAATAGGTGTGAGGTGTGTAAGGTAGAGGCCAAAACGGGTATTCATGCCCTGTGGAACGGTGGAGTGGCAAGGGACATATGGGTTGGTTGCTCTGCACGGGTGCAGTAGAGTGTTGGAAACCAAGCTGATATGTTTCAGCTCATGGAGGAAATGATTGTCTGTTTGTCTTCTGATGAACTTGAACTTTTCCTTGTCCAAGCCTGGATTATCTGGAAGCAACGAAATAGCATAATACATGGGAAGCAATTGCAACCACCTAAGGTTTTAATCAAAAGAGCGCAAGATTGTATGAAGGAGTTTTGGTGAGCTAACGTTCGACTATCCGTCCCTCAACTTTGATAGCTTTGATCTTCCAGGATGGCAGTGATTCTGGCATTGGAGCTATTATCCGTAACGATAGAGGGGAAGTAATGGCGGCTCTGTCAGCAAAGGGCCCACCAGTGACGTGCAGTGAAGAAGCCGAGATCCTAGCTTGTCGCAGGGCAATGGAGTTTGCGATGGAATGTAGATTTTCAGAACTAGTGCTGAAAGGAGATAACCAAGCTCTCATGAAGGCCTTGAGTTCAAGGACAGGACTATTGTCTCGGTTGGGCCATATTTTACAGGATGTCTTTTGCATGCTCAATAGTTTTAGCTTGATGCAAGTTCACTTTGTCAAAAGAAGTGCTAATAATGTTGCTCATGTTTTAGCTAGATATGCGAAGGACTTAATAGAGGATGTTGTTTGGATTGAAGATCCCCCTCCCCCAGCTGAGGCGGCTCTGTTGTTTTATTCTATGTCTATTTAATGAATTTGAGGTGGTTTtcctcttccaaaaaaaaaaaagtgtttttttttaaggtggtcAAAAGACCCCTATTAATTTGAAgctcaaaattttttaagttatattgaaaaaaaaaaaatatcacaacTCTGATTAACACTTGGAGCCGCCAATGGAATATGCCCTAGTGGACTCAACTGAAGTACAAAtcagagttttttttattttttatttttatgtggaGTACAAATCAGAGTtaccttaaacaattaaaaatgaaaCATTACAAGTTCGAAGAATCAGGACTAGAATGGTCGATTCCATTTTTAGTTTGTTTCTCTTGAGGATGGAAACTTACTGAAACAATTCCGATCATATGGGCAAATGAAACTCTGGTGGTCAGGGCAGGCTTACGAGAACTTGTAGAAGAATCAGTACTAGAAGAATCACATGTACATCGAAGTACGACAGTGGAAGCTTGCAGTACACCGTACACCATGAATGATCGCcgtaaaagacaaaaaaggtATATACCATATATACGatgatataaaaatagaaagatacaaatctttacagcaaaaacaaaaaggataaTCAACAATCTATTGTACAATCTGTTCACTGCATAATAAACAAAGGCCTAAAAATTGCCAGtttatctataaataaataaacaaataaaaaaacaaaggccTAAAAGCAAAATTACAACAATTAATCATGGGCGTGATGCGGGGTATATAATCTTACTCTTCTTGGGATTAGATGATTTGGGTGTAGTAAAAATCTTGAAGCagccattgttgttgttttcGGATTGGGAAGGTTCAGAGAAAGAGGGACTCCCAGTATCAGAGCCAGGAGGACAAAAAATATTGGCAAGGGAATGGCGTATATAATCAAACATCATTCGCTTTACCAATCTTTTCTTTGCTGGAAAAACGCTTCCAATTTTTGGTTTGAACCGAGGCTCTGTCTTGCACTTGGAGTTATTGGACCTGGCCATTTCTTCACTTGGGCTAATTAGCTTCACTACCTTCTTCTCGAGCCCTTGCTCATCTGGGTTCAGCGTCACCAACATTTCTTtgtcttgctctctctctctctctagatgTGATacttttgatcttgttttggGTCTgaaattctatcttttataaTTCAAGCTCTGGGATACTGATGTCATagaataaccaaaaaaaaaaagcatgttaAATGAAATACCAATGAACCAATAGGAGTGAAACTTGGGGCCTAAGAATCTCTTAGAACCGTCcattttcaaaatgacaagagtGTAAGTATGTATCACTAGAAATTAATGGAGTTTTAGATTAAGGTGGGGGGCCACAAAGTAACTTTACAAACACAAACTCCCACTTGCATACTTATACTTATTATGGCCGTACGTAAATTACATTATTTTGGTTAACCGAATAATAATGTCGTTTTCGGTTTATTATCCATTGTATCTGAAAAATAAATATCGGCACCTAAATTTTCTGAGGACAAATATGGCCGTGACCGATAAGGTGAGGTATTAACTTGTCATTGGATAGTTTGacttttttgatatatatatatatatatatatatatatatatgcccaAACCTTCTTGGGTACTGTCAATTGGTTTCAGTGTCAATTGGTTTCAGCACCAGTACACCTATACAAACTCTGGTAATTAATGAAATGGCATATTAGTTtttgggaaaggaaaaaaaaaaaccccttagAGTTAAGAttgcttattctttttttttttttttttttttttaataagatagaactctactctaacctaatttaagtgtatatgtgtgtgaagctccctcctggagacttgaaccccgacccttgtccctcacaccccacaagcacttatacttatggagtgatcaTCGCACCAAGAGTATGCGGTGGTCTTCTTTTTATTAGTATAACATAGAGTATTGAGTGAATATGATTTTAATGAGATTGTGAAATTGatttgtattaattttaaattctactACGAAATTGTCTTTCTCTAACAAAGGAGTTAAACTTTTATCATTACCAAATTTATGGTCGCACATTTCATCAAATAATTCTACGAAGCAAGGGGACCTCAAGAATTTAATAAGATGATGGGTGTGGATGTCTTCCAGGccaaacaatttaattttatagctcttatttttatgtaatatttcattgatttttaaaaatattttaaatgtaGATAATGGAAGAGAGGGAGGTGGGTTCTACTTCTAACCACAATCATTATACAACTTTGAAATACTACATTAAAAGCCTACACTCTTGCCTACCAAACCATAACGGCATAACTCCTATTGATTTCTATTACTTGGGTTTCGATCATATATAGAAaatacaatttgaaaaatagtGTTTACAAGTTACAACACAATTATTTATGAAGTATATTTACTTTAAagataaagtttagttataaaattggttgtagatTATGATTAcaactttcttaaaattttaaactacaaaaatttgcaattaaaacaatttattgatgacacattgacatagctattgatctttaattttctagaaattttgcaagtataaaggatataagaagaaaatgtaatccaatggtggatttgttaatttcacctccaataaaaggatattgaataaggttgtagttttaagttacaaccaattttatagttaaactttgtccttaatTTAATAGATGCAAAAATATAATCCCTTGAGAAAGAGGACTAGTGATGAATTGAGGTTCATTTCGCTTTGCCATCTCTTTGGAGTATgaagtttttataaaattaaagcaTCATTAGCAGGACAACAATGGTGCtttagattctaaaaaaaatggtactTTAAAATTTCTAATTGAAAAAATGGTCATGTTAACAATGACAATTAGTAATAAAtcatttatagaaaaaaaaaattaattccacttgtatgaaaatataaaaagccgTCAAACTTGAACACagataagatatattttttaataaattcactCACGCGAGATCTAGTTAATAgttcaaaagtcaaaacatttATCTCGCTCATTATTGTGAATTTCTAAGAGGTGGAGGTACAATTTGGATTAGTGGTCATTGATGCAGGTAAGAccatcataaaataaataaaaattaaatctatGAACATGCttctaattttaataaatttatgatAGCATACTctcaattttcaattgtttgaatTACGCTATATGATTGGGTCAATCAAACAACTTCCATCTATTATACCAGTAATAATTGCTAATAAGAAATCTCTAGTGGTATTTATTTGACATATTTAGAAACCAAGATATTCGACTTGGAGAAAACtctattatttaatatatttaaaataaataaaaacatctttcattatatattttattttttaaaacttattttagatATAAAAGGTAATAGTatgagatataattttttttacacgtCATAAGTGACGTTTGCAAGTATTAGTAAGCCTCATGACATACTTTTCATTGTCAATGaaatatatgtgattaaatCAATCTTAAAGTATATAACATAtgctaaaagaaacaaaaataaagaaataattttccTCTGCAAGTGTCCTaaaaagtcaaaagaaaatgaagaattcTCCTTACATCCTTGGGTACCGAGCAGGCCTCACTTCTGACAGTAATGGTCTCTGTGCACTTTATGTGACATTAAGAATTGGTTGATAAGTTAGACCAAGGTACACCTCCCCCGGATTGCAGTGAGGAATGCTGACGGATCATCTTAGTAATCAGGACCTGATTTCTGTTACTTAACATCCCCATTCGAAAAAATCTTGTATGCCCGGCTGGCATACAACATCCCTCTCACTGCCCGGTGCTGTGAGAGGGATGTCTCATGAGCTGGAGTATAAGATACCCTCTCTTCCCATTCCATGCCtgttaaaaatgatttattgtGCAATTcatctaataataattttgtacaAATGGCTAGATGAAGTTTTAATTtatcatttcattaaaatatcaattagttTAATGTATAAATGAATATTaaacttcaaatattttattcaactatcagaaaatttaccaattgaactaattaGAATCCACAAATTGATAAGTAGActgaaaatattacaaaaatgactttttgaaactcaaaaatttagttttattgGCACTATATCATATAAAGCTAGTAAAAAATCTGACacaaaagtaaaacaaagcGAAATAAACCTCAATTCATCACTAGTATTCAAATTTAGCACATGATAGGCACATACAGTTATTATTTAGCACTAGCATATAATCTATGCAAACGCATGAAtgcattttaaattaaacataattttttattataaaaatataaataattaaacaaattatcttaaaaagaagtaaatataattagtcatattttaaaattcctacctaaatttaatactacttataatcatttttttaataagatagaatgtgtggtgatttttattaagtatatgtgattggtttttttaatttattttatagtttattaatattagattcttaatatttttctttcattaactcaattgacataaaattaaaaaatttaagtggacACATAGCACAAACTTAaatggataattatggtgtggttccacataaatttagatatataacacaaaattgattttttttttaaagtcacaaaattgaattttaattttaaattttaaattttaattgaacattttctaattttacatattaataaataatatatagacATATAGATGTATTAAATAATAAACCTCAGTTCTACCCccttcaattatttatttaattattaaaattacttttaaaaaagaaatactgTAATAAATTTTGTTGACAGGTGTGGCCAACTGTCCTATGTACTATGCTGGATAAATGTTCAATCATCAAACAAAACACAGTTGAAACGTGGGCATTTGTGACTTCGTATTCTACAACCTTATCTTGGTTTGACAAATTGCAAATTCCATCAAATGTACTTTAAACCATCTAGAGGAGAATTCTTTTTGCACCTCTTATACTTCATAAAAAGATTCTAGCCACTCAGACTttaattttattccttttttgcATTAGAGTATATGTTTTTGCATCTTTCGACGAAGCTTCGTGGACATTTCGAGGAAGCTTcagaaattattataaaaaaaagaaaaaagaaaggagttTAATAAGAGGACCACttcctttcactttttcatttcaagtttcaattttcaaacagAAAAATTTAGGGGACAAAAAAAAGGGTCGGTCACTTGGTCTTGCTTGACGAATTGCAATTCCATCAAATATGATTTATATTTCAAACCATCTATAAGAGCATTCTACCTCTAAATTCATGAAAAAATTACAGCCACTTTAATTTTAGCCCACTTTTGCATTATTTACGTTTTTTGCGTCTTTGGACAAAGCTTCGTGGACATTTCGTGGAAGCttactataatttttattattatcttttttttaaaaggttaaTAATAGGACCCACTTCCTTTCGCATTTTAATTTCATCTCTtcgaaatttcaattttcaaccaGAAAAATTAGGGGACAAAGAAATGGGTAGGTTTTGCTTGGGAAGGTTTGACTGTCCTTGAAATAGTTCGATGACGCATCCAAATATGTAATGTTGTTGGACCCAAAAATTAATTGCAATGGGTATTGGGCCAAATACCAATTTAATTGAGTAAATATGGGCCTAATATTAACCTCCGGTATTATAGTTGAAGCTCTATGAAGTCTTATAGGAACAAAACCTATGATAAGTGAAAACAGGCCCAGGCGTGCAGTTATTATTTATCACGTGAAAGGCACATGACATGATCAGTCACATAACAAGCAGTTAATGCAACGGTTACATATTAgcagttattttttttatacaatatagaaattttactctaatttaatctaagtgtatatgtgtgtgaaaactcatttttggagacttgaatcccggcccttacccccataccccacaaacacttatacttgtggagtgactatcgcaccaaaGGTATACGGTGGTTATATTAGCCGTTATTAAGAGCATTAGAATTCAGTTTCTAATAAATATCtcattttaccatctcaaaaagttattttatttaggacaaaatttatctacaaaattggttataacttaaccttacttaatatcttttaattggaagttaattttttcaaatccaccattggattacattttcttcttatatcctccatgcttgcaaaatttctaaaaaattaaagatcaatagctatgtcatcaataactTGTTTTTGctagtttttgtaatttaaaatcatacataaaatgcaattttatagattatagagtaaataatatccaattgacacaaaatttgatgtgtattaagagcataaagaatatgcaatctagcgtttagatttttgaaatatgtagtAATAATAGTGAGTAGGATTGTAACTCTAGGTTACAACCAATGttatagttaaactttgtcactttatctattataccataccattttacaatacatccaACACTCCagcttttattttatcatacaacacattaaaataatatatctacaaaataatataatataactcATATCCGATAAAAGAGGGAGACAAAGTGATTAGAAGAGAGAAGCTGTAcgaataaaacaaaaatagaagcTGCTACAGTAAGTTGCATATATAAGAGCCTACTGTAGTagtattgtaaattttttaagatataGAAATCTAGATAAAGCatcattttagtttttgtgGATTGTAAAATGCCATTCCGTTGCTGATGCTCTTACAGGCCCTaatactaatgctctaagaAAATGTAGGAGAGGTAAAGGTGAAGTTGTCTTGACGGTTATAAGAGGTTATTGACCAATAACCCACATGGGACACCTGGCATAAAATTGCAGTATAGGACATGTGACGGTAAAGGAagaatttaattagttttattaGGATTGAATTAATTGAATTCCTGTGATATGAAATTAATCCAAATGATTTGCCTTAGCTTAATTCCAATCGAGATGAATTACTTCGAATTGTTTGCTTTTCATGTGTTGCAAGTTGTCTTAGTCATTTAggatattattttaatttttttagttgttaCTTTGCATATTTCAAAAGTCTTATTAAGTTAAGCGTTTCATGACTCTATATCAGAGTCTTTAAGGTCAAATAGCACTTCAAGCTAGTAACAGTATCTTGAGAACAATCCTGCGGTAACACTAATTCATTAATAACCATCTCGAATAACTTGAAAAGGTAATTAATAAACCaagattaatataaaaattggttgtgtaaaaaagaaacacacaaaTTTTGgctagaattaaaaaaaaaagtttttcttttttctttttcttataaagaaaaatatctaAAGTATGCACTTAGGGCATATATTAAtcatctattttaggaaagtttatatggaaaattgaaaattttgtcaaaatagttaatcactttttcattcttctataaaaagtttcctaaaatagtttattaatgtATACCCTTAAGGCATATATTTGTAAAACCCATATTACATTGCTAGTCTTATTAATAACCAAGCCATCAAGAACCCTTTTTTAGAGGgcttgagcattttttttttttggacaaagtttaatacaaaattggttgtagcattaagttacaaccttactcaataagataaatattactacatattttgaaaatcgaatcattaaatttcatgttctttatgctgTTAATACacacatcaaattttgtgtcaattggatattatttactatatgatctataagtttaaattttatgtataattttaaactacaaaacttgcaatttaaataattttttgatgacatagctattaatcttcaattttttttaaaaaaaattttgctagtatggagaatataagaaaaatatgtcatccaatggtggatttgtcaaaattcaccttcaataaaaagatattgagtaaggttgtaatttaaggctacaaccaattttgtagctaaattttgtcttttttagtGTGTTTAGAATGTTCTACTTACTATTCAAGCCCTTTCCTCCCCTTCAAGCTTAAGCCCCTAGTTAAGGcatactaaaaaatttaaagttaaatGCATATTTGATTAGACAATGGGCACTTCGTTCTTTATCACATTGGATCCACCTAAACAAACAGTTATAATCATTagctccttttttttattttttatttttatggaaataATCATAAGCTCCTAATATCATCCACCAATTGCAACAAATATCAACTAGGTAAATTTGAGGACTCCATCCCTGCATCGATGAATATGTTTGCAAAATCTACTAAAATGGCCGATTTAAAgccttgactaattaatcaccAAATT
This genomic interval carries:
- the LOC142620457 gene encoding uncharacterized protein LOC142620457 gives rise to the protein MEEMIVCLSSDELELFLVQAWIIWKQRNSIIHGKQLQPPKDGSDSGIGAIIRNDRGEVMAALSAKGPPVTCSEEAEILACRRAMEFAMECRFSELVLKGDNQALMKALSSRTGLLSRLGHILQDVFCMLNSFSLMQVHFVKRSANNVAHVLARYAKDLIEDVVWIEDPPPPAEAALLFYSMSI